Proteins from a genomic interval of Sphingobacterium sp. SYP-B4668:
- a CDS encoding NADPH-dependent FMN reductase, with protein sequence MHTLYIGVLVGSLRRDSYSRKLANNLAALIPEHVQLNFIDLSELPMYNQDFDDDGTPPNSYTSFRSSLKRCDAVLFVTPEYNRSVPAVLKNAIDIGSRPYGKNIWDGKPGAIISVSLGHLSAFGANHHLRQSMVFLNILPLQQPEAYIGNIKKLLDENGKINNEETILFLKSFVAAFLKWIEQVRK encoded by the coding sequence ATGCATACATTATATATAGGCGTCCTTGTAGGAAGTCTCAGAAGAGATTCATACAGCAGAAAATTAGCAAACAATCTAGCAGCTCTTATTCCCGAGCATGTACAGCTAAACTTCATCGACCTAAGTGAGTTGCCGATGTATAACCAGGACTTTGATGACGATGGTACCCCTCCTAATTCTTATACTTCTTTTCGTTCTTCATTAAAGCGCTGTGACGCTGTACTATTTGTTACACCTGAATACAATCGATCGGTCCCAGCTGTCCTCAAAAACGCAATCGATATCGGTTCCCGACCTTACGGAAAAAATATATGGGATGGTAAGCCTGGGGCCATTATTAGTGTATCCCTAGGGCATCTAAGTGCGTTTGGGGCCAATCACCACCTTCGCCAATCCATGGTATTCTTAAACATATTGCCCTTACAACAGCCTGAAGCCTATATTGGAAATATCAAGAAATTACTTGACGAAAATGGAAAAATCAATAATGAGGAAACTATTTTGTTTCTTAAATCATTTGTGGCTGCATTTTTGAAGTGGATCGAACAGGTCCGCAAATAG
- a CDS encoding transcriptional regulator, which yields MKRLVHKYCLLLAIIVTALNNLQGQSIICKPASSILVAHFEQVRDAVPEMAELYREGEFRITSLGSNDSIATFQIEEKGRDHSFLAEDEKEFNKFLSSTNKTSLIPSIYMLTSYTLKKKNMKPPPPKKQFFFSEYAIIWNLRATKMNDKRTELLLTYVSLAPNFVTKIEQEFKSDIYYNNIIRKIVVNEKKMHKVITDLLVDELHVDQEPRPPVAPTRL from the coding sequence ATGAAGAGATTGGTGCATAAGTATTGCCTGCTCCTTGCCATTATTGTAACAGCTCTAAATAATTTACAGGGTCAATCTATTATCTGCAAGCCTGCGTCAAGCATATTAGTTGCTCATTTCGAGCAAGTACGCGATGCAGTCCCGGAAATGGCCGAGCTATATCGTGAAGGAGAATTCCGCATAACTTCTCTTGGGAGCAATGACAGCATCGCTACCTTTCAGATTGAAGAGAAAGGACGAGACCATAGCTTTCTAGCGGAGGATGAAAAAGAATTTAACAAGTTCCTTTCGTCTACGAACAAAACGTCGCTTATACCCAGTATCTACATGCTTACTAGCTATACACTAAAGAAAAAAAACATGAAACCGCCCCCTCCTAAAAAGCAATTTTTCTTCTCAGAATATGCCATTATCTGGAATCTTAGGGCTACAAAAATGAATGATAAGCGAACAGAACTGCTGTTGACATATGTATCCTTAGCTCCAAATTTTGTAACGAAAATAGAACAGGAATTTAAGAGTGACATCTACTACAATAATATCATTCGCAAAATTGTTGTCAACGAAAAAAAAATGCATAAAGTTATTACCGATTTATTAGTGGACGAACTTCATGTCGATCAAGAGCCGCGACCCCCAGTGGCACCAACTCGATTATAA
- the hisG gene encoding ATP phosphoribosyltransferase, translating to MKNLKIAIQKSGRLNEKSVQILKNCGLVFENYKSSLITSVANFPLEILFLRDDDIPGYVEQGIADLGIVGENVIDESEAQVSYIKRLGFGKCTLKLAIPKDSTIEDLKDLNGKAIATSYPVILKNFLDEYNINADIRLISGSVEISPGLGLSDAICDIVSTGGTLKSNGLKPFADVRRSEAILIGRKGLEDNHILCELVQRIESVLMAKETKYVVLNVEKKNLSAVTTLLHGVKSPTIVPLAEEGWVAVHTVISEDDFWEKINRLKAAGAQGIVVMPIEKIIM from the coding sequence TTGAAAAATCTCAAAATAGCTATCCAAAAATCGGGTAGATTAAACGAAAAGTCTGTACAAATCCTTAAAAATTGTGGTCTTGTTTTTGAAAATTACAAAAGCTCCCTCATTACTTCGGTCGCCAACTTTCCATTGGAAATTCTGTTCCTCCGGGATGATGATATACCGGGATATGTAGAGCAAGGTATTGCCGATCTTGGGATCGTAGGCGAAAATGTGATTGACGAGTCAGAGGCGCAAGTATCCTACATCAAAAGGCTTGGTTTCGGCAAGTGTACCCTAAAACTAGCGATACCCAAAGACAGTACGATAGAAGATTTGAAAGATCTAAATGGCAAAGCCATCGCAACTTCTTATCCGGTAATTCTTAAAAACTTCTTGGATGAGTACAATATCAATGCGGACATCCGCCTTATATCAGGTTCTGTTGAAATTTCTCCTGGTCTAGGGCTCAGCGATGCCATATGTGATATTGTGTCTACAGGAGGTACCCTTAAGAGCAACGGATTGAAACCTTTTGCTGATGTAAGACGTTCGGAAGCTATACTTATCGGCCGCAAGGGACTTGAAGACAATCATATCCTATGCGAACTCGTACAACGCATAGAATCAGTCCTAATGGCTAAAGAAACCAAATATGTAGTGCTGAATGTTGAGAAAAAAAATCTATCTGCGGTAACAACGTTGCTCCACGGTGTAAAGAGCCCTACAATAGTACCTCTCGCTGAAGAAGGATGGGTGGCTGTTCATACCGTAATTAGTGAAGACGATTTTTGGGAAAAAATCAACAGGCTAAAAGCTGCTGGAGCGCAGGGAATAGTCGTGATGCCAATTGAAAAAATCATCATGTAA
- a CDS encoding FKBP-type peptidyl-prolyl cis-trans isomerase: MAASTKYLKKIKDLAAKNLQEGITFLQENGKRSTVITTLSGLQYEVLNTGTGLLPSKTSKIVCHYSGQLLDGTVFDSSYKRKRPETFEIKDLIAGWQEALLLMPVGSRWRVYIPHDKAYGFQSLTTTSGGNCTLIFEMELLGVL, from the coding sequence GTGGCAGCGTCAACAAAATATCTAAAGAAAATTAAAGATCTAGCAGCAAAAAACTTGCAGGAAGGAATCACATTCCTACAAGAGAATGGAAAACGAAGTACGGTAATCACAACGTTGTCTGGTCTGCAATATGAAGTCTTGAATACTGGGACAGGTCTGCTGCCATCAAAGACATCCAAAATAGTATGTCATTACAGCGGACAATTGCTCGACGGTACGGTATTCGATAGCTCCTACAAACGAAAGAGACCTGAAACTTTCGAAATCAAAGACCTAATTGCCGGATGGCAAGAAGCGTTATTGCTTATGCCGGTAGGTAGTAGATGGAGGGTTTATATTCCACATGACAAGGCATATGGATTTCAATCGTTAACAACGACTAGTGGAGGCAATTGCACCCTAATATTTGAAATGGAGCTACTAGGGGTGCTTTAG
- a CDS encoding TIGR03915 family putative DNA repair protein gives MQSYIFDGSYLGFLTAIFECFERREWLAIPLSRSNYHPSFFDKDRSITTDPQKAIRVITGLRMRCSKQEVSGFYRTFLSEEPKAWHAIFAVIILIFRQDRSILDNYGDPQVLHYAQTLKRVNRERHRMKAFVRFEKSSDGLFYALIDPDFNVLPLIVDFFKKRYADQHWLIYDVKRNYGIHYDQTNIQEVQLSKIEQNDLITVGSHVTLDDTENKYQRLWAQYFKSTNIVARRNMKLHLQHVPKRYWKYLTEKKASELL, from the coding sequence ATGCAATCTTATATCTTTGACGGCTCTTACTTGGGGTTTTTAACGGCAATATTTGAATGTTTCGAACGTAGAGAATGGCTGGCTATTCCCCTATCTCGAAGTAACTACCACCCCTCCTTCTTCGATAAGGATCGGTCAATCACTACTGACCCCCAAAAGGCTATACGCGTCATAACTGGCTTACGGATGAGGTGCAGCAAACAAGAAGTCAGTGGTTTCTATCGTACTTTTCTTTCCGAAGAGCCTAAGGCCTGGCATGCAATCTTTGCCGTCATCATCCTCATCTTTCGTCAGGATCGGTCCATCTTAGATAACTATGGTGACCCACAAGTCTTGCACTATGCTCAAACCCTAAAGAGAGTCAATCGAGAGCGGCATCGAATGAAGGCGTTTGTCCGTTTTGAAAAAAGCAGTGATGGCCTATTCTATGCCTTGATAGATCCTGATTTCAATGTACTGCCCTTAATTGTCGATTTTTTTAAAAAACGATATGCTGATCAACACTGGCTTATCTACGATGTCAAGCGCAATTACGGAATCCATTACGACCAAACCAATATACAAGAGGTGCAACTTAGTAAAATTGAACAAAACGACCTGATCACAGTAGGTTCACATGTGACGCTGGACGACACAGAGAACAAATATCAACGGCTTTGGGCACAGTATTTCAAAAGCACTAACATCGTTGCCCGGCGTAATATGAAACTGCATCTGCAACACGTTCCAAAGAGATATTGGAAGTATCTAACAGAAAAGAAAGCATCCGAACTACTGTAG
- the mnmE gene encoding tRNA uridine-5-carboxymethylaminomethyl(34) synthesis GTPase MnmE translates to MSSTVIQQQETIVALATASGNGAIAVIRLSGKQAIDIADEVFKGKNLLEQPSHTVHFGTIRDGNEILDEVLVTLFIGPHSYTKENVVEISTHNSKYIIERIIHLLIKKGARAARAGEFTLRAFLNGGMDLSQAEAVADLIASNSAASHQIAMQQMRGGFSSQLKQLREDLIHFASLIELELDFSEEDVEFANRDQLKDLIVKIAAVIRRLVQSFEQGNVLKNGVPVVIAGKPNVGKSTLLNALLNEERAIVSDIAGTTRDTIEDEINIHGVTFRFIDTAGIRETVDVIEAKGVERTREKMKLARLIVYLFDPIQDTVSEVQQQLQEVRSLEIPFVTIINKSDLLTDQQKASYALLNPIYISAKEKIGVEELKDELLNQVNLANLNTDDVMVTNIRHVEALQQTQESLDRVLFGIDNPVTSDFLAMDIRQALHHLGEITGSVSTDDLLENIFSKFCIGK, encoded by the coding sequence ATGTCTTCAACTGTCATACAACAACAAGAAACCATAGTAGCATTGGCTACTGCTAGCGGTAATGGCGCTATTGCAGTCATCCGCCTTTCAGGAAAGCAAGCCATAGATATTGCTGATGAGGTCTTTAAAGGTAAGAACCTACTTGAGCAACCATCACATACCGTACATTTCGGGACAATTCGCGATGGCAATGAAATCTTGGATGAAGTATTGGTCACCTTGTTTATAGGCCCCCACTCTTACACGAAGGAGAATGTCGTGGAGATTTCTACCCACAATTCAAAATATATCATTGAAAGAATCATCCATTTGTTGATAAAAAAGGGAGCTCGTGCAGCGCGAGCGGGTGAATTTACTTTAAGGGCTTTTTTGAATGGAGGAATGGATCTTTCTCAGGCGGAAGCCGTGGCCGATCTAATCGCCTCAAACTCGGCGGCTTCACACCAGATAGCGATGCAACAAATGCGAGGCGGTTTTTCCAGCCAGTTGAAACAATTACGCGAAGATTTGATTCACTTTGCATCATTGATCGAGCTGGAGTTGGATTTTTCTGAGGAGGATGTCGAATTTGCAAATCGGGACCAGCTTAAAGACTTGATTGTCAAGATTGCAGCGGTAATTCGCAGATTGGTTCAATCCTTTGAGCAAGGAAATGTGTTGAAGAATGGTGTACCTGTTGTCATTGCCGGAAAACCGAACGTCGGCAAATCTACTTTATTGAATGCGCTTTTAAACGAAGAGCGAGCCATTGTTTCGGATATTGCAGGTACGACACGTGATACCATCGAAGATGAAATCAATATACATGGTGTCACTTTTCGATTTATTGACACGGCTGGAATCCGAGAGACAGTAGATGTTATAGAGGCCAAAGGAGTGGAGCGTACTCGGGAGAAGATGAAATTGGCTAGACTGATTGTTTATTTGTTCGATCCTATACAGGATACGGTTTCAGAGGTGCAGCAGCAATTGCAGGAGGTCCGAAGTCTAGAGATCCCTTTTGTGACTATCATCAATAAGAGTGATTTACTAACGGACCAACAAAAAGCAAGTTATGCTTTACTTAACCCGATTTATATATCTGCAAAAGAGAAAATTGGCGTAGAAGAGTTGAAAGACGAGTTGTTGAATCAAGTCAATCTTGCTAACCTCAATACGGATGATGTGATGGTTACGAATATTCGGCATGTAGAGGCATTACAGCAGACTCAAGAATCCTTGGATAGAGTGCTGTTCGGAATTGATAATCCGGTGACCTCCGATTTCTTGGCCATGGATATTCGGCAAGCTCTACATCATCTAGGAGAGATTACGGGCTCCGTATCAACGGATGATTTATTGGAAAATATTTTTTCTAAATTCTGTATTGGCAAATAG
- a CDS encoding MauE/DoxX family redox-associated membrane protein, with product MKTVKFIICLLFGLMFINAGLNKFLNYMPMPEMTDEQMTVIGAFVTITWLMPLVGAMEMLGGLLFIFPKTRALGALVIFPVMVGIVLHGLILEPSGLMIALPFFAINLWMIADNWGKYKPMVA from the coding sequence ATGAAAACAGTCAAATTCATTATCTGTCTATTATTTGGATTGATGTTCATTAATGCGGGCCTTAACAAATTCCTTAATTATATGCCCATGCCGGAAATGACCGACGAACAAATGACGGTCATTGGTGCATTCGTCACTATCACTTGGCTAATGCCGCTCGTCGGTGCGATGGAAATGCTGGGGGGGCTATTGTTTATTTTTCCAAAAACCCGGGCGCTTGGAGCATTGGTTATATTTCCGGTGATGGTTGGGATCGTATTACACGGTTTGATACTTGAACCCTCCGGTCTGATGATTGCTCTACCGTTTTTTGCTATCAACCTTTGGATGATCGCCGATAATTGGGGCAAATACAAACCCATGGTCGCATAA
- the acnA gene encoding aconitate hydratase AcnA, whose amino-acid sequence MNNSKAKSLQQLSVNGKQYHYSSLKQLPEGSVEHLPFSIRILLENVLRNFDGFSITDEHIHTLVNWTPAPVDKDIPFKPARILMQDFTGVPAVVDMASLRAEYVRHGRDGQKINPAIPVDLVIDHSVQVDYYGTDYSYDKNVQLEYERNTERYELLKWAQKGLRNFTVVPPGMGICHQVNLEYLAKGVIDRDGWLFPDSLVGTDSHTPMVNGIGVMGWGVGGIEAEAAMLGQPIFFTCPEVIGLKLHGHIPDACTATDMVLSITKVLRDKGVVGKFVEVYGDGLDNLTVTDRATISNMSPEFGCTVTYFPIDNRTLEYMHGTNRSQEQIQIVETYCKENLLWRTGKETIQYSSIVEFDLSTLEPTVSGPKRPQDKIFVKELNSKFADLLEREHNREYHPVIDRRESAWLADGGSGTEFIFGKTPISGDTPFQVEQEAIQSVRIKHKNKEFILSDGSIVIAAITSCTNTSNPAVMIGAGLLARNAIERGLRTKSWVKTSLAPGSKVVTQYLQRAGLDADLDALRFHTVGYGCTSCIGNSGPLPPQIAEAVDKGDLIVASVLSGNRNFEARVHPQVKMNFLMSPMLVVAYALVGRVDINLLSDPLDYDPNGNPVYLKDIWPTREEILNTINDCVKQEDFKEVYDIIFDGSTDWQELEVSLDQNYEWDEHSTYIKESPFFENLAPEPQPVSDIQNARVLLYLGDSVTTDHISPAGSFKEETAAGQYLSGHGVERADFNSYGSRRGNHEVMMRGTFANVRIKNKIVDKEGGFSRYFPTNEVKTVYETAMSYQQDHTSLIILAGKEYGSGSSRDWAAKGTFLLGVKAVIAESFERIHRSNLVGMGVAPLVFLEGQNAESLGLDGTETYSIAGLADELTPHKTLDVKAIHPNGNTIDFQVKARLDSAIEIEYYKNDGILQYVLREYLKETN is encoded by the coding sequence ATGAACAATTCAAAAGCAAAATCACTTCAGCAGCTGTCCGTCAATGGTAAACAGTACCATTACAGCTCGTTAAAGCAACTGCCAGAAGGCTCGGTCGAACACCTGCCTTTTAGTATCCGAATTCTATTGGAAAATGTACTACGCAATTTCGACGGATTCAGTATTACCGATGAACATATACACACACTGGTCAATTGGACCCCTGCACCGGTAGACAAAGATATCCCCTTCAAACCGGCGAGGATTCTTATGCAAGACTTTACAGGTGTACCTGCTGTCGTAGATATGGCCTCTCTACGAGCGGAATACGTACGTCATGGTAGAGATGGGCAAAAAATCAATCCCGCCATCCCTGTAGATTTAGTAATAGACCACTCTGTACAGGTAGATTATTACGGTACAGATTACTCCTATGATAAAAATGTACAGTTAGAATATGAGCGTAATACTGAGCGATACGAATTGTTAAAATGGGCTCAAAAGGGGCTTCGCAACTTCACCGTAGTACCTCCAGGAATGGGCATATGCCATCAAGTCAATCTTGAATATCTCGCCAAAGGGGTCATAGACCGTGACGGTTGGCTTTTTCCGGACTCACTTGTAGGAACAGACTCACACACGCCAATGGTCAATGGAATTGGCGTTATGGGATGGGGTGTTGGTGGCATTGAGGCTGAAGCGGCTATGCTAGGGCAGCCCATTTTTTTTACATGTCCTGAGGTCATTGGGCTCAAGCTCCATGGCCACATTCCCGATGCATGTACTGCTACTGACATGGTGCTATCTATCACCAAAGTGCTTCGTGACAAAGGTGTCGTCGGAAAATTTGTAGAAGTCTATGGCGATGGCTTGGACAACCTAACGGTCACAGACCGTGCAACTATATCCAACATGTCTCCAGAGTTTGGCTGCACGGTGACCTATTTCCCAATAGACAATCGCACTTTGGAATACATGCATGGCACCAATAGATCTCAAGAGCAAATCCAAATCGTAGAAACCTATTGTAAGGAAAATTTGCTTTGGCGCACAGGTAAAGAGACCATTCAATACTCTTCCATAGTCGAATTCGACCTCAGTACATTAGAACCTACTGTATCGGGGCCTAAACGTCCACAGGATAAGATTTTCGTTAAGGAACTGAATAGCAAGTTTGCCGATCTATTGGAAAGGGAGCACAACCGCGAGTACCACCCCGTCATTGATCGTCGCGAATCCGCATGGCTAGCGGACGGTGGTTCAGGGACAGAATTCATCTTTGGAAAGACTCCTATATCTGGCGATACGCCATTCCAGGTTGAACAAGAAGCTATTCAATCCGTTAGAATCAAACATAAGAACAAGGAGTTTATCCTAAGTGACGGTAGTATAGTCATCGCCGCTATCACAAGCTGTACCAATACGTCCAACCCTGCAGTGATGATTGGCGCAGGATTATTAGCGCGGAATGCCATAGAACGTGGCCTTCGCACCAAATCGTGGGTAAAGACTTCACTAGCGCCTGGCTCCAAAGTGGTCACGCAATATTTACAACGAGCTGGATTGGATGCCGATCTTGACGCCCTCCGTTTCCACACTGTTGGATACGGATGTACATCCTGTATTGGCAACTCGGGGCCACTACCACCACAGATTGCTGAAGCAGTGGATAAAGGAGATTTGATTGTCGCGTCGGTATTATCTGGCAATCGTAACTTTGAAGCACGCGTACATCCACAGGTCAAAATGAACTTTCTTATGTCTCCAATGCTCGTGGTCGCTTATGCGCTTGTTGGAAGGGTAGACATCAACCTCCTCTCCGACCCACTGGATTATGACCCGAATGGTAATCCTGTGTATTTAAAAGATATATGGCCTACACGTGAAGAGATCCTCAATACAATAAATGATTGTGTCAAACAAGAAGACTTCAAAGAAGTTTATGACATTATTTTCGACGGGTCGACGGACTGGCAAGAATTGGAAGTGAGCCTCGATCAGAATTACGAATGGGACGAGCACTCTACTTATATCAAAGAATCGCCATTCTTTGAAAATCTAGCCCCAGAGCCTCAACCTGTGAGCGACATCCAAAATGCCCGTGTACTGTTATACCTTGGCGATTCTGTCACTACCGACCATATTTCACCTGCGGGTTCGTTTAAAGAAGAGACAGCCGCTGGTCAATACCTCTCAGGCCACGGCGTAGAACGCGCTGACTTTAATTCATATGGTTCCCGAAGAGGAAATCACGAGGTTATGATGCGCGGCACATTTGCAAACGTACGTATCAAAAACAAAATCGTCGATAAAGAAGGTGGTTTCAGTCGTTACTTCCCTACGAATGAGGTCAAGACCGTCTATGAGACAGCCATGTCCTATCAGCAAGATCACACCTCACTGATAATCTTGGCCGGAAAAGAATATGGTTCAGGCTCCTCACGCGATTGGGCTGCGAAAGGTACCTTTCTCTTAGGCGTGAAAGCTGTTATCGCCGAAAGTTTTGAGCGTATACATCGCAGTAACCTAGTGGGTATGGGTGTAGCACCTCTGGTATTTCTAGAGGGACAAAATGCAGAGTCTTTAGGATTGGACGGTACGGAAACATACTCCATCGCTGGCTTGGCCGATGAACTAACCCCTCATAAGACCCTAGATGTCAAGGCTATTCACCCAAATGGAAACACTATAGATTTTCAAGTCAAGGCACGTTTGGACTCGGCCATCGAGATAGAATATTACAAAAATGATGGTATCTTACAATATGTACTGCGCGAATACTTAAAGGAAACAAACTAG
- a CDS encoding META domain-containing protein encodes MKTNILAIMIASSLALSSCGLFKKGTQDMGNQQKTETSATITGKKWKLIELNGKPVGDKINGKEPFLELDPSENRYSASGGCNGLGGTFTLSDNMRIKFSQGMSTMMACEDMSIEQGLSKVFTTVDNYTVSGNILSLNKARMAPLAKFQEIKQDGSKEQALNGTWELNYISGPRIAFEGLYPNKKPTITFDVSNKKINGNSSCNNYNGSLKLNGHSINFGPIASTKMACEGSGESVFFKTLETVTTYDIQDNNTLHLIMGDIAVMRFTKK; translated from the coding sequence ATGAAAACAAATATTTTAGCTATCATGATAGCTTCTTCATTGGCTCTTAGCAGCTGCGGATTATTTAAAAAAGGGACGCAAGACATGGGCAATCAGCAAAAAACGGAAACATCCGCTACCATTACGGGCAAGAAATGGAAGCTTATTGAATTGAATGGCAAACCGGTAGGTGATAAAATAAATGGGAAAGAACCCTTCCTGGAATTGGATCCTTCTGAGAATCGATATAGTGCTAGTGGAGGTTGCAATGGTCTAGGGGGGACATTTACACTGTCTGATAATATGCGCATCAAATTCTCCCAGGGAATGTCGACGATGATGGCCTGTGAAGACATGTCTATCGAACAAGGGCTGTCAAAAGTATTCACAACGGTCGATAACTATACCGTGAGCGGTAATATTTTATCGTTGAATAAAGCTAGAATGGCGCCATTGGCTAAATTTCAAGAAATCAAGCAGGACGGATCAAAAGAACAGGCTTTAAATGGTACTTGGGAGCTAAACTACATTTCTGGACCACGGATAGCGTTTGAGGGTCTATATCCAAATAAAAAACCTACGATTACCTTCGATGTAAGCAACAAAAAAATCAATGGCAACAGTAGTTGCAACAACTATAACGGCTCATTGAAGCTCAATGGTCACTCCATTAATTTTGGACCAATAGCTTCCACAAAGATGGCTTGTGAAGGAAGTGGTGAATCCGTATTTTTCAAGACGCTTGAAACCGTAACTACGTACGATATCCAGGACAACAATACCCTACATCTCATCATGGGTGACATCGCCGTGATGCGCTTCACCAAGAAGTAA
- a CDS encoding putative DNA modification/repair radical SAM protein, which produces MDRIQEKLMILADAAKYDVSCSSSGSKRKNKGGIGDASSSGICHTYTEDGRCVSLLKILLTNHCIYDCAFCVSRKSNDVKRAAFTVEEVVELTMNFYRRNYIEGLFLSSGIFKSADYTMERLLSIVKKLRSEQRYNGYIHLKTIPGASEELIKEAGLYVDRMSINLELPTEAGLKLVAPEKDHISVRKPLAFVQREIQALKSESKLIKHKPQFVPAGQSTQMVIGATPESDFEIMNVAQDFYSSYKLKRVYYSGYIPINNQNNLLPQIGSAPPLVRENRLYQTDWLLRFYDFRLDEILHPGFQQLELDIDPKLSWALRNPHFFPIDVNTASYKQIIRIPGIGRQSALKIIRARQFGKLHEYQLIKIGVAFKRARFFMTCMDTIIRLGEPPMSAIRQQIMSTSASKYTQLSANTNQLSLF; this is translated from the coding sequence ATGGATAGGATTCAAGAAAAATTGATGATACTGGCGGATGCGGCGAAATATGATGTCAGCTGTAGTTCAAGTGGTAGTAAGCGTAAAAACAAGGGCGGAATTGGAGACGCGTCATCTTCGGGCATCTGCCACACGTATACAGAGGATGGTCGTTGCGTATCGCTGCTCAAAATCCTACTTACGAATCATTGCATCTATGACTGCGCCTTTTGCGTAAGTCGTAAGAGCAATGATGTCAAGAGAGCTGCATTTACTGTCGAAGAGGTTGTTGAATTGACTATGAATTTTTATAGACGAAATTATATTGAGGGACTCTTTCTCAGTTCAGGCATCTTTAAGAGCGCTGACTATACAATGGAACGCTTACTATCAATTGTCAAAAAACTGCGCAGCGAACAGCGTTACAATGGATATATACATCTTAAGACCATTCCTGGTGCCAGCGAAGAGCTTATTAAGGAAGCGGGCCTATATGTGGATCGGATGAGTATTAATTTGGAGCTTCCCACAGAAGCAGGCCTCAAATTGGTCGCCCCCGAAAAAGACCACATTTCTGTACGCAAGCCTTTAGCTTTTGTACAACGTGAAATCCAGGCCCTAAAGTCGGAATCCAAATTAATCAAACACAAACCTCAATTTGTACCCGCAGGTCAAAGCACACAAATGGTTATAGGTGCTACTCCCGAATCCGATTTTGAGATTATGAATGTGGCCCAGGATTTTTACAGCAGCTATAAATTAAAACGGGTCTATTATAGTGGCTACATTCCGATTAACAATCAGAACAACTTGCTTCCACAGATAGGATCAGCGCCACCGTTAGTTCGCGAAAATCGGCTATATCAGACCGACTGGCTGTTGCGCTTCTATGATTTCAGACTAGACGAAATCCTACATCCTGGTTTTCAACAACTCGAACTTGATATTGACCCTAAACTCAGTTGGGCCCTTCGCAATCCGCACTTCTTCCCTATTGACGTCAATACCGCGAGCTACAAACAGATTATTCGCATCCCAGGTATTGGTCGTCAATCCGCATTGAAAATTATCCGTGCACGTCAATTTGGAAAGCTACATGAGTATCAGCTCATTAAAATAGGTGTAGCCTTTAAAAGAGCCCGTTTTTTCATGACCTGCATGGATACAATTATTCGCCTGGGCGAACCACCCATGTCTGCTATCCGACAGCAAATCATGTCAACATCAGCCAGTAAGTATACACAGCTTTCAGCTAACACTAACCAACTCTCGCTATTTTAA